Proteins from one Anthonomus grandis grandis chromosome 8, icAntGran1.3, whole genome shotgun sequence genomic window:
- the LOC126739091 gene encoding cysteine sulfinic acid decarboxylase isoform X1, producing MYKKCQRNLVKIFFSRQISHMTITPGKKALHEETTFLSKTVERTLSSQSEEKPIGFESVTTRRDHEAFLRECLEILLKEAVFEGTSRKNKVVEFRQPEELLKIFDFQLTNDPTTQSAMVKNLRDVVKYSVKTGHPYFVNQLFSSTDAYGLIGQILTDALNPSAYTYEVAPVIILMEETVLREMRKIVGWANGDGDGIFCPGGSLANGYAISCARHYYFPEAKTKGLHSLPKLVLFTSQDAHYSIKKLSAFMGLGTENICLVKTDDRGKMDTDHLEKLIEETIASNAKPFMVSATAGTTVLGAFDPIDKLADICKKYNIWLHVDAAWGGGSLMSKKHRVLLKGVERADSVIWNPHKLLTAPQQCSTFLVRHKNVLADAHSQNAVYLFQKDKFYDTSYDTGDKHIQCGRKADVVKFWFMWKAKGTSGLEKHIDKIYENSKFFLETIRNRPGFELFLPEPECTNICFWYVPESLRPGNFKENMQNKEFTEKLHHVAPKMKEKMMKEGTMMVTYQTQSDKPNFFRIVFQNSSLDKNDMLHLVEEFERLGKDL from the exons atgtataaaaaatgccAAAGAAACTTggtcaaaattttcttttcccGCCAGATCTCGCACATGACCATAACACCAGGAAAAAAAGCATTAC ATGAAGAAACTACATTTCTATCAAAAACTGTCGAACGAACCCTAAGCTCCCAATCCGAAGAAAAACCCATAGGGTTCGAAAGTGTGACAACAAGACGCGACCATGAAGCATTTCTTCGTGAATGCCTCGAAATTCTCCTTAAAGAAGCCGTGTTCGAGGGCACCTCGAGAAAAAATAAAGTCGTCGAATTCAGACAGCCTGAagaattactaaaaattttcgattttcaatTAACAAACGACCCCACTACCCAGAGTGCAATGGTGAAAAATTTGCGGGATGTCGTTAAATATTCTGTTAAAACTGGTCATCCATATTTCGTCAATCAGCTATTTTCTAGTACCGACGCGTATGGTTTAATAGGACAAATATTAACAGATGCCCTAAACCCTAGTGCTTATACATACGAAGTGGCACCAGTTATTATTTTGATGGAGGAAACTGTCCTTAGGGAAATGAGGAAGATAGTTGGTTGGGCAAATGGTGATGGTGATGGTATCTTTTGTCCAGGAGGATCTCTTGCCAATGGATATGCTATTAGTTGTGCCAGGCATTACTATTTTCCCGAGGCTAAg aCAAAAGGTTTACATAGTCTTCCAAAATTAGTTCTATTCACATCACAAGATGCTCATTATTCCATTAAAAAGCTATCCGCATTTATGGGTTTGGGAACCGAAAATATCTGTTTAGTAAAAACAGATGACAGAGGTAAAATGGATACTGATCATTTAGAGAAGCTGATTGAAGAAACAATAGCGAGCA aTGCCAAACCTTTCATGGTATCCGCAACTGCAGGAACTACAGTGCTGGGTGCCTTTGATCCTATAGATAAGCTCGCTGACATTTGTAAGAAATACAATATTTGGCTTCATGTAGATGCGGCATGGGGTGGAGGTTCTCTTATGTCTAAGAAGCATAGGGTGTTACTGAAAGGAGTTGAAAG AGCTGATTCTGTAATTTGGAACCCTCATAAGCTCCTTACTGCCCCCCAACAATGTTCCACTTTCTTGGTAAGGCACAAAAACGTCCTCGCTGATGCTCATTCACAAAACGCAGTCTACTTATTCCAAAAGGATAAGTTTTATGATACAAGTTACGATACAG GTGATAAGCACATACAGTGTGGCCGAAAAGCTGATGTTgttaaattttggtttatgtGGAAAGCAAAAGGCACTTCAGGATTAGAAAAGCatatagataaaatatatgaaaatagcAAATTCTTTTTGGAAACAATCAGGAACCGACCCGGCTTTGAGCTCTTCTTACCAGAACCAGAGTGCACCAATATCTGTTTTTGGTACGTACCAGAGTCGCTTAGACCAGGAAACTTTAAGGAGAACATGCAGAATAAGGAGTTCACAGAGAAACTACATCATGTTGCCccaaaaatgaaggaaaaaatgATGAAGGAGGGTACCATGATGGTCACCTATCAAACACAGTCAGATAAGCCGAACTTCTTTAGAATCGTCTTCCAGAACTCCAGTTTGGACAAAAATGACATGCTACATCTTGTAGAGGAATTCGAAAGGCTTGGAAAAGATTTATAG
- the LOC126739091 gene encoding cysteine sulfinic acid decarboxylase isoform X2, which produces MPANGQRDIILEENEVYSDTLGSSEDEETTFLSKTVERTLSSQSEEKPIGFESVTTRRDHEAFLRECLEILLKEAVFEGTSRKNKVVEFRQPEELLKIFDFQLTNDPTTQSAMVKNLRDVVKYSVKTGHPYFVNQLFSSTDAYGLIGQILTDALNPSAYTYEVAPVIILMEETVLREMRKIVGWANGDGDGIFCPGGSLANGYAISCARHYYFPEAKTKGLHSLPKLVLFTSQDAHYSIKKLSAFMGLGTENICLVKTDDRGKMDTDHLEKLIEETIASNAKPFMVSATAGTTVLGAFDPIDKLADICKKYNIWLHVDAAWGGGSLMSKKHRVLLKGVERADSVIWNPHKLLTAPQQCSTFLVRHKNVLADAHSQNAVYLFQKDKFYDTSYDTGDKHIQCGRKADVVKFWFMWKAKGTSGLEKHIDKIYENSKFFLETIRNRPGFELFLPEPECTNICFWYVPESLRPGNFKENMQNKEFTEKLHHVAPKMKEKMMKEGTMMVTYQTQSDKPNFFRIVFQNSSLDKNDMLHLVEEFERLGKDL; this is translated from the exons ATGCCAGCTAACGGTCAAAGGGATATAATTTTGGAGGAGAATGAGGTATATAGTGACACTCTGGGGTCTTCTGAAG ATGAAGAAACTACATTTCTATCAAAAACTGTCGAACGAACCCTAAGCTCCCAATCCGAAGAAAAACCCATAGGGTTCGAAAGTGTGACAACAAGACGCGACCATGAAGCATTTCTTCGTGAATGCCTCGAAATTCTCCTTAAAGAAGCCGTGTTCGAGGGCACCTCGAGAAAAAATAAAGTCGTCGAATTCAGACAGCCTGAagaattactaaaaattttcgattttcaatTAACAAACGACCCCACTACCCAGAGTGCAATGGTGAAAAATTTGCGGGATGTCGTTAAATATTCTGTTAAAACTGGTCATCCATATTTCGTCAATCAGCTATTTTCTAGTACCGACGCGTATGGTTTAATAGGACAAATATTAACAGATGCCCTAAACCCTAGTGCTTATACATACGAAGTGGCACCAGTTATTATTTTGATGGAGGAAACTGTCCTTAGGGAAATGAGGAAGATAGTTGGTTGGGCAAATGGTGATGGTGATGGTATCTTTTGTCCAGGAGGATCTCTTGCCAATGGATATGCTATTAGTTGTGCCAGGCATTACTATTTTCCCGAGGCTAAg aCAAAAGGTTTACATAGTCTTCCAAAATTAGTTCTATTCACATCACAAGATGCTCATTATTCCATTAAAAAGCTATCCGCATTTATGGGTTTGGGAACCGAAAATATCTGTTTAGTAAAAACAGATGACAGAGGTAAAATGGATACTGATCATTTAGAGAAGCTGATTGAAGAAACAATAGCGAGCA aTGCCAAACCTTTCATGGTATCCGCAACTGCAGGAACTACAGTGCTGGGTGCCTTTGATCCTATAGATAAGCTCGCTGACATTTGTAAGAAATACAATATTTGGCTTCATGTAGATGCGGCATGGGGTGGAGGTTCTCTTATGTCTAAGAAGCATAGGGTGTTACTGAAAGGAGTTGAAAG AGCTGATTCTGTAATTTGGAACCCTCATAAGCTCCTTACTGCCCCCCAACAATGTTCCACTTTCTTGGTAAGGCACAAAAACGTCCTCGCTGATGCTCATTCACAAAACGCAGTCTACTTATTCCAAAAGGATAAGTTTTATGATACAAGTTACGATACAG GTGATAAGCACATACAGTGTGGCCGAAAAGCTGATGTTgttaaattttggtttatgtGGAAAGCAAAAGGCACTTCAGGATTAGAAAAGCatatagataaaatatatgaaaatagcAAATTCTTTTTGGAAACAATCAGGAACCGACCCGGCTTTGAGCTCTTCTTACCAGAACCAGAGTGCACCAATATCTGTTTTTGGTACGTACCAGAGTCGCTTAGACCAGGAAACTTTAAGGAGAACATGCAGAATAAGGAGTTCACAGAGAAACTACATCATGTTGCCccaaaaatgaaggaaaaaatgATGAAGGAGGGTACCATGATGGTCACCTATCAAACACAGTCAGATAAGCCGAACTTCTTTAGAATCGTCTTCCAGAACTCCAGTTTGGACAAAAATGACATGCTACATCTTGTAGAGGAATTCGAAAGGCTTGGAAAAGATTTATAG